The nucleotide window ctggctttcCGTGGACTTTGACAACTGGCGAGACTGGGAAGGGGATGAGGAGGTGGAGAGGGCCATGGTGGAGCAGTATGCAGAGGTGAGCTGGGCCACCAGTCTCAGGATCCTGGGGCACGTTGTATGGTTGTGTGGGGATGGGGGGAACGCCAGGCATTTTGCAATCCAGCTGTTTGTTTCCCATCCAGATGCTGGAGAAGGTGACAGAGAAAGGCCCCCCGCCAGCCATGGATGACCTGGATGTAAGTACCACCTGCCAGCTGCTTCCTGATGCCCTACGGAGCACAACCCAGCCTCAGCCTTCCGCCGGCTCCGGGACACCGGCAGCACCTCCTACTGCACCCGTCGGgcagcctgtcctggagccaGCGCGGAAACGCTCCCGGGGACAACTGGCTGGGAACGCCTGCTGCAACCGGGGCTGGCCCGGTCTCGGCCCAGTCCCTGGCACCTCGCTCCTCCCTCCCGCAGGATGACTGAGCTCTGGGGCCGCCGGGGCTGCAGGAGACCAGCCGGTGCAGCGGCAGCACCGAGGAGCAGCGCGGGCAGGGTTCTCTTCTTCAGCTCGTGCGTCGCCGCGGGCAGCGCTCCCGACCCTGGGCGGCGGCCGCGGTCCGGTCTCGTCTCCCGTAGCCGGTTACCCTCGCGGGGATACGGGGCAATAAACGTGAAGTGCCGCAGCCGTGTGCCGTGCGCTCGGGCCGCCGCTGCGCCGGGCACCGGGAGCCGCTCGtccccgccgggccgggccgggcagcgcgCGCCGCCGGCGGGAGCGCGCCCGCGCGTCCCCGTGCAGGCCCCGCCCGCTGGCGGGTCCCGGTCCCCGTCCCTCCGCGGCCGCGCTCGCCGCTAGGCCCGGCCCGCTACTGCCGAGCGGTCGCGATGGTGTTCCGGTGCCAGCGGGACAGCTGGGCCCGGCAGGTAGCGTCGGGCCGGGGCaggggccggggcgcggggcaggCCCGGACGGGCCCTCACGGCGCCGCCGTCTCTGTCTCAGTTCACCACCAGGGTGGTGTCGTGCCGGGCGGCGGAGCTGCGGCCCGAGGGCGGCGGGGAGCCGGTGCGCGGGTTCCAGGTGGTGCTGGAGGACACCATCCTGTTCCCCGAGGGCGGCGGGCAGGTacgggccgggcggggcgggccgggcggggcgggccggggccgggccgggccggggccggcggcACTGACATCCCGTGTCCGCAGCCGGACGATCGCGGCCTCATCGGAGATGTGCCGGTGCTGCGCGTCACCCGGCGGGGCTCCGAGGCCGTGCATTTCGTGCCGGCCGCGCTGGAACCGGGCGCTGAAGTGCTGCTGTCGCTGGACTGGGAGCGCCGCTTCGACCACATGCAGCAGCATTCAGGTCCGTGGCGGTGCCGGTACCGGGGGGCGCCCGGTAACGCTCCGCGATGGGGCGGGGAGCGGTCAGCGCCCAGcgtgtccccagcctgctcagggtAGAGAGAAACCcggcagctctgtgtgcacagtcTGTTCCCGGGACTGCTGGGGGCAGCATGTGCCCCTCAGCCCTTTCCTTGGTTTGTAAACAAACCACCGAAAACGGGTTCGGAAGGGAAGGTTCAGCCTGCTTTGCAGCCACCAGCgtgtgctgcagtgctgccaggagcCCAGGCTCACGAGGCCAGAGCTCTCCTTGCTGCTCCTGAGTGCTGGCAGGAGCCCCTCAGCACCCAACACTCACCTGTCATAGAGAATGCCAACAGGAAAGGCATGACCTGACTGAAAATGCCATTGGCACTCACAGCTAGCGCTTGTACGTCTTTTCCAGGACAGCATCTCGTCAGTGCCATTGCAGAACAGATGTTTGGGTTCAGGACAACTTCATGGTGAGCAGCATAAAGGTTCCTTTTGACCCCCACTGTTTCCTTATTTGGCACATGCCACCACCATGCTaccctgctcagagcctgaACGCTGAAACACCAGAAGCAATTTGAATGTTTCACTGGAGCTCAGATGTTGCAGATGATGTGGCTGACCTGGGGAGAAGCTGTACAAAGTGTTTGCTCTGTCTTGTCCTCCTTAAGTGTTTGGTTTCCGTCTTTGGAAACAGCTTTgaacagggagaggagagaagtCTGTTTTGTTTCAGTCACCACATTCCCAGCAGTgggatgctggtgctgcacccagcagcagctccagcagcagatgggtcccagctccagcagcagctgttcttCCTtggtgcagggagctgggccGTCAGCGAAGTGTCATTGAGCTGGACACCCCCTCggtgacagcagagcaggtcGAGGCCCTGGAGAAGAGTGTGAACGAGAAAATCCGGGACAGGGTCCCTGTAACAGTGAGGGAACTGGCTGCAGATGACCCTGAAGTTGAAACAGTGAGTGGTGCCAGAGAACCCATGGGATTCATGGGACCAGAATAACTGAGCACAGATGTCACTTTTCTGTCACTCTTCTCCTCTGCCAGGTGAGGAGCCGGGGGCTGCCCGATGACCACGTGGGGCCAGTGCGTGTGGTGGACATCAAAGGCATTGACTCCAACCTCTGCTGTGGGACTCATGTCAGCAACCTGAGTGACCTCCAGgtgtgtggctgcagctgggctaCCTCTGGGAGCCACACTCCACATGAAGTACAGCCAGAGTCCCTGGGATCCACAGGCTGCTCAAGGCTGTGCTGATGGGGAGGGGGgtggcagcagcctcaggctAAGGGGGGGGTCATACACAGGCTGGGCACCTCTGGTGCTTTCGTTTCCTTGTTGCAGAactcagctctgtgtgcagcagtgatGTTTTTGCACTGCCAGGGTGTTGGCCATGTTCCCTCTGCTTAAAGCTCTGATATTTTTGAGTGTTCGTCGTGGGTGAGAAATCTTCTGTGCAGGGAAATGGTGATAAAATCCTAGACTTTAAGTATATGTACTTTCTCAGTCGTTGGTTGGAGTCTGTTTCCCAGCAGAGACATCCATATGCCCTGTAGAGTGCATCCCATGTCTAGAAAGTTGCATAAATTCCACTGTACCactatccttttttttttttgtatgttgaCCTTGTGGctgattttaataaatttattttcactagCACAGAGTCAAAATTCACCACAAGGCATAATCTGACAGGAACTGACCACCTATGTGAATTACCAAAATGCTGTTCTGACCAggatggttttctttttaaggttATTAAACTCCTTGGcgtggaaaaagggaaaaagaacaaaaccaactTGGTTTTCTTGGCGGGAAACAGAGTGCTGAAGTCAATTGAACAAAGTCACAGTACTGAGAAGGCTCTTACCTCCCTACTCAAGTAATACCCTTTCCACTTCTGTTATTCCATCTTCACTCTTCCTCCTGAGAGATACCACATAAGCCTCAGGGTACATGTTGTGGGGCTGGGTATGATGTTGCCTGTTTTGCTCCTTTAGGAAATCTTTCCTTTGTCCTTCAGAGCAGTGATCCAAAGTCTcccatttctttcagaaatggaCCAGGTGAGCATGTAGAGGCTGTGAAGagactgcagagctctgtgaaaCTGCTCCAGAAGGTACaagaaaggctgggaaaagtGGGTTGTCACTATTTCCTTTAGACATTTAGTTATAGTAACTGGGAGTCAAATAATTGGCTTCTGTTTTTGTGGATATTATGAAAAGTGCTCAAACCTCTGGGTACACAACTGTGTTCACACTgacttttccagctgcagtacagtttatttgcttttctttcagaataacCTGAACCTGCTTAGAGACATTGCTGTTTTGATAGCCCAGGACTTCAAGAACAAACCTGCTCCAAAGCAGCTGTTTGTATTGCACAGGTATGGGGGAGCTCAGGGGAGAGGGACCAACAGTATCCCACATGTTTTATGGCACTTGGATATCTCACACATGTGCAGCTTGTTTTCTCAAGGAAGAATGTAAACAAAGTAAATAGAATATTAAACTGCCTTGGCCTGCTGTGAAGTTGTGTAATTAAAGGTATCTGTTCATAATTCAGTCACTGAATTCTTCTGGTTTTGTAGCTGAGAAATTACTGCTTCCATCTAATTCTCCCTGCAtttgatattttcaaataaaaccagGGAGCTCCATATCTTAAAGATAACACTCACTTAATTCCTAACATGTCCATAGAAATGCCTAGCAAGTATTTACATCTATAGACAAATAAGAGCAAAGACCAAAATCCCTTATCAGGCACTTGGTTTCTGATGGAGATTTTGTGCTCTAGAGGGGggttttgcttctttctgaagtgtttttttATCCATCCCTACAGGAAAGAGGGTGATTCTGAATTTATGAACATCATTGCTAATGAGATTGGGACAGAGGTGAGTCACTGATGAAGACTGAACTGACCTCATTGGTTTTTTTGACCTCAGTTACACACAGACAGGGTTTGGCCAGGCTGCTGTCATGATCTGCAGATCTGGTTCCTGTGACTGGTACTTGAGGTAacctgtccccagcagcctcAGTCTGTAGGGCAGTCCTCAACAGTGAGAATTCAGAGCACTGGGGAAGAGCCTTAGCCCCCAAGAGCTGTACAGAGCCTCATTGGCTGAAATAGGTCAGGATAGGATTAGGTAGGAGTAGAATAGGAAGAACAGAAGGTTTCAGTCACAATCACCTAGTTCAGCTGCCAACTGTATCCTTTTAACTTGGGATACCCCAGTACTgttctgtcccagcagtgcaTGACTGGGCACAAAAGGTTCAGATGTCACTTCCCTTTTACTTTTCTCAAGCAGTCTCACTCTCATTAATGCACATAGACTTCCAAATTGTCGGTTTGCTGTTTGTGTCCTGTGGCCAGTGTCTGTCCTCTTCTTGGATGAAGAGCACACATTTATCTGGAGCAAGGCCCATCTCTCTCCACAGGAAACCCTGCTATTCCTGACTGTGGGAGATGAAAAAGAAGCAGGACTCTTCCTTCTAGCTGGACCTGTTGAAGCAGTCGAAAATTTAGGTCCCAGGTAACATTTTGTGATCTGTTTAACTTGAGTAATAATTGTGGTGTTGCAgactgagctgctgcacagtgtgatccaggcacagctgctggctggagcaggctgggctgcagcctgtggtgttttgctgcagggtggcagaggtgctgggtgggaaaggagctgggaagcGCGGCCGCTTCCAGGGCAAGGCAGCCAAGATGAGCCGGCGAGGAGAAGTGcaagctctgctccaggagttCATTAGCCATCAAAACCCTGGAGCATAAGAAACAATTCTCAAAGGAGGTTTGTCTTCCTTTTGTTTGCATAGACTCCACTAGCTTCTCTTCCAGAGAATAAAGACCTGAACCCAACAGCTGGTGTGCACATGCTCTGCGTGGGCTGGTTTGGTGCTCACGGAAATGGGGAGGGGATCTGCTTTGCTGCAAGGGCTCGTTTCCCAAGACAAATGGTAAAGGCATAAAAGTAGTCCTTAGTTAACCACTTTGTAGGGTTCCTAAACCCAGAAGAGGCCTCCTGCTGGCAgtattttggggcattttgcTTTGCTCCAGTTGCTGAGGATGAATTGCTTGGCACAAACGCTCAAgcaagaggcagcaggagacaCCCTTGGGCTGGGCAaggacagagagcagctggaagggagAGCAGGTGCCCCACAGGCAGGACATCATTTCTCACCACGTACAAGTCCTTTCCCTTGGTGGGATGCTGTTATTACTGGTCATTTTTTGACCATGGGCTTTTTCTGGGGCTGATGCAGCTGTAAACCCccttgggatcaggcagagctgtccccagtgttcCCTGAGCTTACCTTTCCTGCCCAGGCaggccctggagctgctgcagtctcCTCTGGAGGAACTAAAGGGCGCTGTGGAGCTACAACAGGGCAACAGGTAATCTGAGAATTTACCCTTCCCCTTCTTGCTAGAAATGGCATGACAGGTTTACTCCAGATGTTCGTAataaacagagaaacagaataaaagaaacCTCCATCCTAAGGGAGTTTATCTATAATGAACAaggggatgggagcagcccCAACAGAACCCATGgctgctgtgactgctgcatGGCCACAGCCTTGGCCGTGCTGTTGGGATGGCATCAGAACACAGGAACCACCACTGAGGCCTGGATCTGGCTTTAGGGTCAGACCTGCAGGGACTGGTGCTTTGGTAGCAATCctgcacatacacacagagtCTGGCAGGAAGAAAGTATCTCACCTCCCTATCTGTTTTGAACTATCTCAGAGTGAGTGAGGATGTTTACTGAGAAAGTTGATAGCTGGGCTGTACAGCCTGCACAGCTCGGAGGGCAGCAGGCTGAGCCCACAGGActtctgctgcagagggagcacTGGGCTGGGGTACTGAGGTGGGAGGGGCGTGATCCCAACCCCACACCACAGCCAAATGCCAGTTCTGTCCCCAGCACCCtgggggctcagcacagccccggcTGAGACAGTTGGTCCCAAAGCTGAGCTTGCTTCTGTAAGCAGTGAGGTAACAAGTTTTCCCTGTTCCTGGCACAAAGTGTACCCAGAAACTTTGGACAAAGAGCACAAAAAGCAGCTCATTGCCACCATGTACTGGCAGTGTTCAACTGGCAATGTTCAACTGGTAAAGACCTAGGGCACTGGGCAGTGCCCTTCTCAGTGGCTTGAAGGTGTCTTGCAGGTGTTGAGGGCCTTCAGCACCCAGGAGAAATGTCCTTCCTTCCTCTACCAtctgcaggctgtgccacagccctgcatccAGAGCTGATCCCCCATCCCATGGTGCTGGCCAGTAGGACACTCAAACTCACCAGCTAAACAACCTTCATCTTTAATAAAATACTCCTGTGCACAACCCCACCCCATGTCATGCCTGTACACATGGGTGTGTGTGCACCCCACACTGCATCACACAGAGGTGAACACCAAAcgtcccagggctgggggtccctcACACTGGCACTTTATCTCCATGTCACAGTGCCTGTTCCTGTCACAGAGCTGCCTCTTCAGCAGCCCCCAGGCTCGCTGAGGTGagagccctgctcccagtggtgctgtccccagcccttcAGTGTGGAGGTGCCCTGTCCTCACGAGCTGCAAGGGAGTGCAGGacctccctctgctgctgctgggtccTGGGcaggtgacccccaggtgtgggtgcaggagggacagcaggggagtgCAGGGCAcgcagggctctgtgtgccatCAGCCAGCCACAGAGCAGCGTGACGGACACCGTGGGTCCGTGTTGTAGGAGCcgcccagcagcaccagcccagcctccatggtctgctcccagtgcagatTCAGTGGGAAACCAACAGTGGCTGAGgtgcacccagggctggggtgtcTGCCTGCCTTAGGCAGCCTTTTTGTCCTGtgagcccaggagctgggagaggcagtAGGGGATGAGGCCGACGGCAGCCAGCGGCACGGCCGCGCTCTTGCAGAAGGAGAGGGCGTAGAAGAGCAGCTGCGTGTGGGAGGGTGGCCTGAAGGCATCCAAGACGtggagggtgaggagggaggCAGCGATGCAGCCCAGGCggaagggcagcagctgctggccctgcttcAGCCGGGAGCTCTCCTGGTACATGTGGGAGTTGagggccagccccagcccgAAGAGGATGCCCAGGTTCCGGAGGAGGCTGGCAAAGGGAGTGGTGTCAATGTGGACCCACTCGGGGCGGCTGCACCACTTCTGTGCCTTCTCCAGCGTCCAGAGCAGGTCCACGCCGAAGGTCCACAGCAGCAGGTAGAAACCCAGGGTGAAGCTGAAGAGGAAGAGGGTGATGCCCAGGTACCGAAGGAAGCTGGCACGGTAGATGAAGCGGATATGCTGGAAGGTCTTGGCCACAGCCATCCCTGCCAGAAACAGAGTGGGGGCATTGGTCAGTGCTGCAGGTACTGCAGTCCAGCacagtggtgctgcaggaagggatgggGGTCTGATCCACTCACCTGAGAAAACCCCTGCAACCACCTGGTGGGGGAAGTGAGCAGCAATGAAGACTCGGGACATGCAGACACAGACCTGAACTGCCCAGAACCCAATCCAAAGCACTGTCCACAGCAGCCTGTGAGGGACAGGTGGCCATGTCGGTGCCAGGGCCAGCTTGCACTGCAAATGGCACTGCCATCACCTACTCCAAACAATGCCTGGCTGCCTGTCCCCATGCAGACCCCACCTGGGGTGCCACAGCCCAGGTGTCAGTCCACAGCCTTGTGCCTTGATGGGCTTGGCTGTGCCtgtcagtgctggagctgcctctgcctaGCACATGTGGTTTTGGCACACAGCTTACCAGTATCTGAGTGTCCTTGACCGCTtctctcccccagcagcagagaggagggcTGTCACCATGACGTAGTACACGCCTGCTGCACCCATGGCATGGCCAGATGGGCTCCCTGGGCAAGAAGAGAGACCCAGGTCAGACTCTGCATGggccagagctgagcacaggcagggtttGTGCTGAACCACTACAGCTTCACCAGGGTCAAggtctgctctgtgcaggggctgccctgcctccttcccctgcaggcACATCCAGCATCCCCAGAAGCACAGCACTAAAGGGTCACTCTCCAGAGCTGTCCAGGAGcatgtgctgcctgcaggctgccagccacagccctggccaggccGGTTCCCCCTTCCTTGTGTGTGCAGGGACAAGCaccccctgcccctggctgcAAGCCCCTGCCAAGGCTTGAGGAACCCTACCAGGGCCAGTCTCGCAGGTGAGCGGGAACTGCTGGATCTCTGGTGCAGAGCTGTTGCCATAATAGTCTGTGTCAAGGACCCACCAGTATGGTCTCTCCCCAAAGAGGAtcctgaaaagaaaagagaagggatCTGAGGAGGTCTTGAGCACAGCTGCAGATGGGAGATGGAAGAAGCAAAGCACCCACAAGTGGTCCAGGACATCCTGACAGAGACAATACCCAGCTGATGGCTTGGTTCTGACAGCTGGCAGCGCCTGTtcatgtccccatccccagccctgaggggaagaggaagaactTCCTGGAGGCAAGTCAATATGACCTCCTGTGGTGAGGGGCTCTGTGAAGATCCCCccactcagcagcacagccctggctgatGGGAACCTCTTTGCAGGAGGCTCCATCTCTCTGCTTGGCTCTAGGAAGGGGGAAGCTGTTGCTGCATGGCTTGGGAAGGAGTGACCATTgtcactgcccagctggggctgaaCTCTGttctcctccagccctggggctgagggcacCCATCTGGCCCACATTAATCCAGGTGTGCCAGCACACAGTGGGAGTGTTGGCTTGGGGCCACTCACCACTTGAAGACGAGGTTGAGCCAGTCTCCGATCACAGCCACCCAGATCAGCCTGATGCCCACTGCTTCACTGAAGTGGAACCAGATGGGGAAGAGGACATaaaaagcattcctgagatCAGCAGCATAAGAGATGAAGAGGAACCAGTCCTGGGAGCCCTGGAAGcgctgctgcagccagtgtgTCGTCCGGACGCCGGCGTCGTGCAGGAGGTTCATGCTGCCCTCCATCCTCTTGGCGTGCCTCTGGCTGCCCGTGCTCCACTCTGCCACTGGGGTTTTATACCCTGCAGGGTTTTGTTTGCAGCAGGCAGGTCACTGTCCCAGCACTGATCTTTGGACCTAAAACCTCTCTTTCCAAAGGTACATCACCAGGGGGGTGTAACAAACATGTTTGGAACACCTTACGTAAAAGGGGAGAACAGGGCACGTGGAGTGcgggtgctgcagccccagcaccatccctgccccacaccatcccctcagcccaggggatcctgcagccctggctcctccAGCTATCCAGTACAACAGTTCAGCTGCTCTGACTGAACCACAGCCCTTATCCTTTATCCCACACTCTGTGTGTGacagtcctgcagagctgccatgtCCTGGGCTGACAATTGCTCTGGTCTCTCTGCCATCCCCCTGTGAACCACCACTGGTGCATGGCAAGGATGCCCAGGAGCCTGGAGCGGGTGCATGGAGCTAAGGGCAGACTACCCACCCCCCTCCAGGTTAATTTAACCAGGTTAATTTAGCCAGGCTAATTTAACCAGCACTTTGCATAATAGGAAACTTTCAAAGCCATTCCTGGAGGTCCCCACGGTCCCAGATAACCAGacctgggatgctcctggtgCCAGCCATGTTCTTCTGATCTCCAGTGGGGGGCTAAAGGACCTTTGCAAATAGACAGCACTTCTCCTCCCAGCATTACTCCACTGGGATaatccctcctgccccatcagAGCCAAACACACAACTCATCCTGCCGTGCCCATGGGTATCCCCTCCACCCCAGCTGCACTCTGCTGTCCCTGGtagcagtgctggctctgcagttTTATCATCCACAGCTGCCAGTGCATggaacacagccctgcagcagcacagggtgcccagccagcacccaccacagctgagcaggcagcagggcatTAATGATCAACAGGCAGTGAAATGCATCACTTATCTCCCTCCTGAGAAAATTCACCTCAAGATCCTTGAACCCCTGCTCTATGTTGTTTGCCTCTGTGAGAGCTGTGTCCAGTACTGAGTGCTGCTGACAAACAGCAGGAGTTACAggccccatcctgcccctctgcccatgcacagcccagggagcctTAGGGTCTGGCAGGCAAAACACCAGCAAGCCTTGCTCCCTGGGATATGTGCAGGGATGTCCTGtgagaaaagaaatcaaagccACAGACTCAGGCACGTCCTATCCAGCCTTGCTGCACCCAAGCAAGGTGGTCCTGGACTGAGCTCCTGACCTGCAAAACATCCCAACAAAACAGAAGTTTGCACAGAAACTGAATTACTCTTGCAAAACAAATTCCCCAATAGCTCATTCCAGGGTCCTCAACTGAGAGTTGCTTTGGCCAGCGTGAAGGAATGCAACAGACTTGGCTTCCactccaaaaatattttgaaactatCAGCAATAAATCCTCCACAGGAGATTTCACAGCGGAAAATGGGGCAAAAGGTGTTGGGGGATGGGAACTAACAGTCCAGTCCCCTAGGAAAAAgtcactgcaggaaaacaggggCCATAGTGGGGAGAGGGCAGGAAGCAGAATGGAAGCAGtcacctccctgccagcacagaggagagAGTGGCTCATCCCAGCACcccctgtgcagtgccaggtGCACAGGTCAGGATGTGCCAGAGGTGCCAGGGACCACAcagtcccagcactgctccatgCCCTGCCCTGTGGACAAATCCCTGGCCCCAAAGTCACTGTGTGGacctggggcagggcagagcagcaggagctgcctgggcactgcagggttCTGCATCCTGGCTGCTCTGACAATTGCTCAGGGTCCAGCTCAGGGTGCAGCACCGCTGGGGATGTGCACTGTAAACTGGCTGGAtttccagggaagggaaagggagtggggccaggctggggaaaCCCAATTTCTGTCCAGATTCTGGGTCTGTGCACACCaagcccaggagctgtgtgactccaggggcagcagctggctctgggaCTTGGTGTGCCTGTGATTCCCAAGGGTCTGGATGCAGCTGtggccagggcagcaccagTGGTGCTGTAACGTGCCACGTGCAGTGCCAGTTTGGTCCAGAACGTTCCCTGACAGCTGCAAggtccaggctgggctgtgcagggtggTCACTGCGTCAGTGCATGAGCAGAGTCCAggcagggagccagctggacACATCCTGCCCCTCACacaggcctggcacagcccctgctgtcaccccagggcacccaggggccactgcagctcccactgagcCATGGCCTGAGCTGCCCTCTCCTCCCATCACCTCTCCCACCAAGCTGAGCTTAGGGGCACATGCCTCAGCCATTAGGGCTGCTCAAGCTCCTTGCAGCGTGTTCTGGACAGACCCATCCACTGCAGCAAGGGTCAGAGGGGATGGACACCCACCATGCCCCAGGGACACTGGTGAGTGCTTAGCATCTGCAGCCATGTGCCACTGGCCTCACCAAGCTCCttggtgtccccatcccagcctggctcagtgGGGATGGGCCCTGTGggctgtgggatgctgcagcccagagctgcacatgAGGCTGGGGGTGTAGAATCAAGGCTCCCCACACAGGGGGGCTGAGCACActgggcagcagccaagcccagAACTGATTAACACAGCTCAGAACAAGTGTTAAACATTAACTCCCTTGTTTGCTCTGTATTCCCTGGCAGGAGCCTCTGCCAGCATCGGGGCCCAGGAGGCACAATCACACAGCCATGGGGCAGCCCCACATCCCTTGGgccccccagggctgggccagggccATCCCTGACAGGGCatcagctcccacagcagcagccaggctgggctctgccccagctcaggAGACAGAGCAGCACCCATGGGTTTGTTCAGGAAAAGCACTGGAGTGCCTGTTTATTGGGAAGGGGGGAcatggcacagcccagcctggggagtgCCCAGCCAtgggctcctccagcagctcctgtgagcCCAGTGCCCcatctgccctgcagagctggcactgcagcagtggCCTCATGCTGCAATGGCTGCAGAGGATGTTCTGGGAATCCTGTGGCAGCAACACCACACCACTCACTCCTGCCACTGTGGGCAAAACCTCAGGTGGAACACAGCTccaagggcagctgcagctttgtgCTGCGGGCAGCCTTGGCCAGCACTGTCACTGGTGTGCACCGAGGATGGAAGGTGGTGGAAGTCCCACCCCAGAGGAGGGGATGGCACCCCACAGTACACTGGGTGACACCcaggatgaaataaaaaaatcactccCAGGGGctatttttcagagattttgaGTCCTCCTTTAGCAGTGCTGCTTCTCCCAAAACCTGACCCTGAGCACGTgacacccagggcagggggagggcaGGTCCAGGTGGGACAGAGACCCCCTGAGTCCCCACCcaagagccagcagcaccccctGGCCCCTCAGAGCCCACCAAGAGGCGTTGCCAGGCTGAGGTTGAGGAAGCCCCCAAAGTGGAAGGGGGGCAGGTGGGGGGCACAGGTGGCAGCAGAGGACAGGCAGGCGAGGGGATTGGCCCCACATGCCCCAGCATCCTGGTCACTGCTGAAGTAAACACTGTCAGATGAATCCACAGAGGGGTCCTCGCTGAAGTAGTTGTAAGGCCTCAGGAAAAAGCCAACACCATTGCCCACAGTCACTGTATTGGGAATGTCTTCAGCATGAGGGACGTGCAGGAACCCCACAGTGATCCAGGCAACCAAGTCCTGGGAGAAGAAGAACGAGGCCTCAGtctgacagagctgggctttgctcagcctggctctgggacaGGTGCAGCTCCTGTCCAGGATGGCCCACACAGGGTTCAGCTTCTCTCCATCCCAGACACCCCAGCTTACCTTGTTGATGATGGTCTCGTTGTTGATGAAGTCAGCAAAGGTGACAGTGGGTGTCCAGGGGTCGTTCTGGTTGTagatgctggtgctggtgggttcctcctcctt belongs to Oenanthe melanoleuca isolate GR-GAL-2019-014 chromosome 27, OMel1.0, whole genome shotgun sequence and includes:
- the LOC130264083 gene encoding alanyl-tRNA editing protein Aarsd1-like isoform X3, with protein sequence MARQPAKTLWYDRPRYVYLEFCVEDSTDVKVVIEDHRLVFSCKNADGVEFYNEINLYARVNSKDSREKRSDRSITCFMRKWKEKVAWPRITKENIKPAWLSVDFDNWRDWEGDEEVERAMVEQYAEMLEKVTEKGPPPAMDDLDFTTRVVSCRAAELRPEGGGEPVRGFQVVLEDTILFPEGGGQPDDRGLIGDVPVLRVTRRGSEAVHFVPAALEPGAEVLLSLDWERRFDHMQQHSGQHLVSAIAEQMFGFRTTSWELGRQRSVIELDTPSVTAEQVEALEKSVNEKIRDRVPVTVRELAADDPEVETVRSRGLPDDHVGPVRVVDIKGIDSNLCCGTHVSNLSDLQVIKLLGVEKGKKNKTNLVFLAGNRVLKSIEQSHSTEKALTSLLKNGPGEHVEAVKRLQSSVKLLQKNNLNLLRDIAVLIAQDFKNKPAPKQLFVLHRKEGDSEFMNIIANEIGTEETLLFLTVGDEKEAGLFLLAGPVEAVENLGPRVAEVLGGKGAGKRGRFQGKAAKMSRRGEVQALLQEFISHQNPGA
- the G6PC1 gene encoding glucose-6-phosphatase catalytic subunit 1, translating into MEGSMNLLHDAGVRTTHWLQQRFQGSQDWFLFISYAADLRNAFYVLFPIWFHFSEAVGIRLIWVAVIGDWLNLVFKWILFGERPYWWVLDTDYYGNSSAPEIQQFPLTCETGPGSPSGHAMGAAGVYYVMVTALLSAAGGEKRSRTLRYWLLWTVLWIGFWAVQVCVCMSRVFIAAHFPHQVVAGVFSGMAVAKTFQHIRFIYRASFLRYLGITLFLFSFTLGFYLLLWTFGVDLLWTLEKAQKWCSRPEWVHIDTTPFASLLRNLGILFGLGLALNSHMYQESSRLKQGQQLLPFRLGCIAASLLTLHVLDAFRPPSHTQLLFYALSFCKSAAVPLAAVGLIPYCLSQLLGSQDKKAA
- the LOC130264083 gene encoding alanyl-tRNA editing protein Aarsd1-like isoform X1; translation: MVFRCQRDSWARQFTTRVVSCRAAELRPEGGGEPVRGFQVVLEDTILFPEGGGQPDDRGLIGDVPVLRVTRRGSEAVHFVPAALEPGAEVLLSLDWERRFDHMQQHSGQHLVSAIAEQMFGFRTTSWELGRQRSVIELDTPSVTAEQVEALEKSVNEKIRDRVPVTVRELAADDPEVETVRSRGLPDDHVGPVRVVDIKGIDSNLCCGTHVSNLSDLQVIKLLGVEKGKKNKTNLVFLAGNRVLKSIEQSHSTEKALTSLLKNGPGEHVEAVKRLQSSVKLLQKNNLNLLRDIAVLIAQDFKNKPAPKQLFVLHRKEGDSEFMNIIANEIGTEETLLFLTVGDEKEAGLFLLAGPVEAVENLGPRVAEVLGGKGAGKRGRFQGKAAKMSRRGEVQALLQEFISHQNPGA